In Helianthus annuus cultivar XRQ/B chromosome 3, HanXRQr2.0-SUNRISE, whole genome shotgun sequence, a single window of DNA contains:
- the LOC110928512 gene encoding 60S ribosomal protein L31: MVEKTKGRKEEVVTREYTINLHKRLHGCTFKKKAPKAIKEIKKFAQKTMGTTDVRVDVKLNKYVWSRGIRSVPRRVRVRIARKRNDDEDAKEELYSLVTVAEIPAEGLKGLGTKIIDDED, from the exons ATGGTGGAGAAGACGAAAGGAAGGAAGGAAGAGGTGGTGACGAGAGAGTACACCATTAATCTTCACAAGCGGCTTCATGGATG CACCTTCAAGAAGAAGGCCCCCAAAGCCATCAAGGAGATCAAGAAGTTTGCACAAAAAACCATGGGAACCACTGACGTGAGAGTGGATGTCAAACTAAACAAATACGTTTGGAGCCGTGGAATCAGAAGTGTTCCAAGAAGAGTCAGAGTTCGAATTGCCCGCAAGAGAAACGATGATGAAGATGCAAAGGAAGAACTTTACTCGCTTGTCACCGTTGCTGAAATCCCAGCAGAAGGGTTGAAGGGTCTCGGCACCAAAATCATTGATGATGAAGATTGA
- the LOC118490109 gene encoding 40S ribosomal protein S30: MGKVHGSLARAGKVRGQTPKVAKQDKKKQPRGRAHKRIQYNRRFVTAVVGFGKKRGPNSSEK; encoded by the exons ATGG GAAAGGTTCACGGATCGTTGGCACGTGCCGGTAAGGTGAGAGGGCAAACACCGAAGGTGGCGAAGCAAGATAAGAAGAAGCAGCCACGTGGCCGTGCTCACAAGCGCATTCAATACAACCGCCGTTTTGTCACCGCCG TTGTTGGTTTCGGTAAGAAGAGGGGGCCGAATTCATCTGAGAAGTAA